The proteins below come from a single uncultured Carboxylicivirga sp. genomic window:
- a CDS encoding XRE family transcriptional regulator: MEINFKQLTFAREYRGYSQSELAKNVSGLSQSNLSKFEKGISTLSEELIVKVIGFLNFPSGFLSKSISNTVENPHYRKRSTISKKIVTNIESSIKLVGYIVDQMTESIEWPEFNLDTLDIEDGYSVKNIANHTRKSMGLKSGRPVQDIFQLLERHGIVVVEIDITEKFDGASIKSDEGCPIIIINKRFSNDRKRFTLAHELGHMIMHVLGGFPIPDYRDHKTREREADMFASEFLMPESDIKKSLYGLKLSSLSELKKYWLTSMASILRRAYDLGCIDKDRYTYLNIEMSRLGLKKNERLNVPIDSPTLFESGYKMHKSDLEYSDEELSKAFCLPVDIINDFCNPRFHKGKMKLVI; this comes from the coding sequence ATGGAAATTAATTTTAAACAGCTAACATTTGCTAGGGAATACAGAGGTTACTCTCAATCAGAACTAGCAAAGAATGTTTCTGGACTATCTCAATCAAATTTATCAAAGTTTGAAAAAGGAATTAGCACGCTATCTGAAGAGTTGATTGTGAAGGTAATTGGTTTTTTAAATTTCCCCAGTGGTTTCTTAAGTAAATCCATCTCAAACACTGTTGAAAACCCTCATTACCGGAAACGTTCTACAATAAGTAAAAAGATTGTAACTAACATAGAGTCAAGCATCAAACTAGTAGGTTACATCGTTGACCAAATGACAGAATCAATTGAATGGCCAGAATTCAATTTAGACACCTTGGATATTGAGGATGGCTATTCCGTCAAAAACATTGCCAACCATACAAGAAAGAGTATGGGACTAAAGTCAGGGAGGCCAGTTCAAGATATTTTTCAATTGCTTGAACGACATGGAATTGTCGTTGTTGAAATTGATATAACAGAGAAGTTTGATGGAGCTTCTATTAAGTCGGATGAAGGATGTCCTATCATTATAATAAATAAAAGGTTTTCGAATGACAGGAAACGTTTTACTCTTGCGCATGAATTAGGACATATGATAATGCATGTATTAGGAGGCTTCCCTATTCCTGATTATAGAGACCATAAAACAAGGGAACGAGAGGCTGATATGTTTGCTTCTGAATTTTTAATGCCAGAGAGCGATATTAAAAAATCGTTGTACGGACTTAAGCTCTCTTCTTTATCTGAGCTAAAAAAATACTGGCTAACTTCAATGGCTTCGATTTTAAGGAGGGCATATGATTTAGGTTGTATTGATAAGGATAGATACACATATCTGAATATTGAAATGAGTAGGCTAGGCTTAAAAAAGAATGAAAGACTGAATGTTCCCATTGATTCTCCAACCCTATTTGAGTCTGGTTATAAAATGCACAAAAGTGATCTTGAATATTCTGATGAAGAATTATCTAAAGCTTTTTGCTTGCCAGTTGATATTATAAATGATTTTTGTAATCCAAGATTTCATAAGGGTAAAATGAAATTGGTGATATAA
- a CDS encoding glycosyl hydrolase 108 family protein, with product MKTFDDLFDGVIKHEGYYANVTGDRGGETYMGVARNLHPKWEGWAYIDAYKEMHGTIKWNFKINIPELTQLVKDFYKKAFYDKYSIESINNGSLQEIIFDWCVNSGHWGSRGVQRVLNQFFNVDLKMDGIFGKQSLVAINGCNPMELFNGIKMARIHYYNTIANKGQNQKFLKGWLRRINAIEFKQN from the coding sequence ATGAAAACATTTGACGATCTCTTTGATGGCGTAATTAAGCACGAGGGCTATTACGCCAATGTGACTGGCGACCGTGGTGGAGAAACCTATATGGGAGTAGCCCGAAACCTGCATCCAAAATGGGAAGGATGGGCGTACATTGATGCTTACAAAGAGATGCATGGCACAATCAAGTGGAATTTCAAAATAAATATTCCAGAACTGACCCAATTGGTAAAAGACTTCTACAAAAAAGCATTCTACGATAAATACAGTATCGAGAGCATCAATAATGGCTCACTACAAGAAATCATCTTTGATTGGTGCGTAAATAGTGGACATTGGGGCAGTCGTGGCGTTCAGCGTGTATTAAATCAGTTTTTTAATGTTGATTTAAAGATGGATGGAATTTTTGGCAAACAATCCCTTGTAGCCATTAACGGTTGTAATCCAATGGAACTATTCAATGGAATAAAAATGGCTCGTATTCATTATTACAATACCATTGCTAATAAAGGTCAGAATCAGAAGTTTTTGAAGGGGTGGTTGCGAAGGATAAATGCAATTGAGTTTAAGCAGAATTAA
- a CDS encoding site-specific integrase: protein MATAKLMLRRGKNADKTNTIVLGLSHKGKNTEISLNKSVDSEFWDKDAKDRVKKGCPQHDNLRLINNYLNDELSKAWNCIEFLKNSRKLDSMKVSDISDFIKNYGSIEGDHKKGAAIKQDAQNGERVDFLQYFADYISFLSNPHTQHTYTAALKAVKRYVGDGNKLYFDEITTAWLSRFKRWRQAEVAQSTTSLTLSVIKIVFNQAIDVDELVPQNSYPFRKFKIEKIQARNLRLPIATIRAIRDVEPENELEALAQDFFMLSFYLIGMNNSDIYDISSIIEGRIEYNRNKTSKPYSIKVEPEAKEIFERRKGREKFLIYQERYKGSETLQQAINRALKPIGKKVGVPELIMYHARHSWAGSAAKKPIGAGKPLIAQALGHGTSTVTDTYFDYDNELVDDLNRKVLDLLNKEE from the coding sequence ATGGCAACTGCAAAATTAATGTTACGAAGAGGGAAGAATGCGGATAAAACAAATACCATTGTTCTTGGTCTTTCTCACAAAGGTAAAAACACAGAAATATCATTGAATAAATCAGTCGATTCTGAATTTTGGGATAAAGATGCCAAGGATAGAGTAAAAAAGGGCTGTCCGCAACATGACAACCTTCGTTTGATTAACAACTATCTCAACGACGAATTAAGCAAAGCTTGGAACTGTATTGAATTTTTGAAGAACTCAAGGAAGCTTGACAGTATGAAGGTTTCCGACATTTCGGATTTCATCAAGAACTATGGTAGCATTGAGGGTGACCACAAGAAAGGTGCTGCAATAAAGCAAGATGCCCAAAATGGTGAAAGGGTTGACTTCTTGCAATACTTTGCTGATTACATTTCTTTCCTAAGTAACCCACACACTCAACACACCTACACCGCAGCATTAAAGGCTGTAAAACGATACGTAGGAGATGGCAATAAACTGTATTTCGATGAGATTACAACTGCATGGTTAAGCCGATTTAAGAGATGGAGGCAGGCGGAAGTTGCACAATCCACAACAAGCTTAACCTTATCCGTGATTAAAATTGTTTTTAATCAAGCTATTGATGTTGATGAATTAGTTCCTCAAAATAGCTATCCATTTAGAAAATTTAAGATAGAAAAAATACAGGCACGTAATCTGAGACTGCCTATTGCAACAATTCGTGCTATTCGTGATGTTGAGCCGGAAAACGAACTTGAAGCTTTAGCACAAGATTTCTTTATGCTATCATTTTACTTAATCGGGATGAATAACTCCGACATCTATGATATATCCTCAATTATAGAAGGAAGAATCGAATATAACCGGAACAAAACATCCAAACCTTATTCTATCAAAGTCGAACCTGAAGCAAAGGAAATATTTGAACGAAGGAAAGGGAGAGAAAAATTCCTAATATACCAAGAACGGTATAAAGGTTCGGAAACATTGCAACAGGCTATCAATAGAGCTTTAAAACCAATCGGTAAAAAAGTAGGTGTTCCCGAATTAATTATGTATCACGCTCGACACTCTTGGGCAGGTTCAGCAGCCAAGAAACCAATCGGGGCTGGCAAGCCTCTAATTGCTCAGGCTCTTGGCCATGGCACTTCAACCGTAACCGATACCTATTTTGATTATGACAATGAATTGGTTGATGATTTGAATAGGAAGGTACTTGATTTGCTAAACAAGGAAGAATAA
- a CDS encoding strawberry notch family protein: protein MKSDIKIEKNSIAVKFNAIPPSHISARLVELGFRTRDNKYFIRTQKLAQNEHEYLQGMFGLKGLGMAYIPTAEKGFILDTTVPDSMGHEMHIAIRKIKKSIGMPLFDFVAEKLDYNNDELVKSLSCEQIDAVSLAIYNIEKRNQGIIVGDQTGIGKGRTAAALIRYGVKSGLQPIFLSEKPNLFTDLYRDLSDIGSSSLVPFIVNAKESKTNIKDKNGEVIYTAPEKPTQERIIKSQSIPNNYNFVCATYSQFNQPKKPAKQQLLTSVSNGNIIIMDEAHNASGSSNTGEFMQDVLRQTKGVCFLSATFAKRPDNMPIYAQKTSMSDANMSKEDLVEAITKGGVALQEVLAAQLVSEGQMIRRERSFEGVEVNYIELKEKAQEQAEIADKVTSIIRDIIGFQEKYINKQVKELDGIAAAESKEVATRKGTEKAGVDNIPYFSKVFNVINQLLFSLNAADVADHAIMRLKEGKKPIIAFASTMGSFLEGMAKPDDVINGDFSTVLEKGLDSVLRYTEKDIDGESEGKTFNVSDLAEEAQYAYRDILKRIEQASTGITISPLDLIIQKIKEAGYTVGEVTGRKLCVQYNSTKKNNTTALVLSRKKENTSDLFRQYNDNEIDCLLINQSGSTGASAHAIVTDKVAAKDVKQRVMVILQPELNINTEIQKRGRINRTGQIMKPIYDYIISSIPAQKRFMMMLKKKLKSLDANTTSNQKSSKSQLESDDFLNKYGDKVVRQYMLENPELNKVLDNPLKFEGKDSDETPSEGDASKVTGRVAVLSVKEQEKFYSEVIERYNDYIEYLKQADEYDLEVEILDLKAESLEKRVVIAGKGGRSVFGNDTFLEKCDCNVLKKPYGKPELEKLVKKSLNGKHPDSITEETIAAHEKYVQSKLNEDLKELENKYKDLIADVPNEKAYQKIAVFDKAAQKAFIEERTDELETAKRESISRAKTQSENRKAYLNGFFKFFKVGHGYHYPALSFETTSTDNAYCIFLGFDINTKRSNPYAPSAVKLRFAIADSRKYIVLASSGDTAKEIERIQARSFQLSTSQKESLIDKWDEAIKGFTLDRQTRYIVTGNILQGAADFSGKLVSFTTKGKGIQKGILMSEAWSPDNNDNKANSYVVAPIAKLQKHILSLRSGASIATENKISFIRHHDDTFKIIMPKTKSHIPIYTDKEVLKLLVNNRDGFEMISGNMKASVTSDKMPKLLQVLGERFSLSVKIPRHYYDEYLEKGTKPSNSTDSLTQEAMKMFETDKKAFPRKLAMQKQSSTKSKTASIDTSKNIKLIKLRAKAILIKQKQLRNVAGFGGHPKIKTIL, encoded by the coding sequence ATGAAGTCAGACATTAAAATAGAAAAAAACAGCATAGCGGTAAAGTTCAATGCTATACCGCCCTCACACATTTCAGCTCGTTTGGTTGAACTTGGTTTTAGGACCAGGGACAACAAGTATTTTATCCGTACTCAAAAGTTGGCTCAAAACGAACATGAGTACTTGCAGGGTATGTTCGGATTGAAAGGCTTGGGCATGGCTTACATTCCAACTGCCGAAAAGGGTTTCATCTTAGACACCACCGTTCCCGATTCAATGGGACACGAAATGCACATTGCCATTCGTAAAATCAAAAAGAGTATTGGAATGCCTTTGTTTGATTTCGTTGCCGAAAAACTCGATTACAATAATGATGAACTGGTTAAGTCCCTTTCGTGCGAACAAATTGATGCTGTATCTCTGGCCATCTACAACATTGAAAAACGCAATCAGGGAATTATCGTTGGCGACCAAACAGGAATTGGCAAAGGACGAACCGCAGCAGCTCTTATTCGTTATGGTGTTAAGTCGGGATTACAACCTATTTTCTTATCAGAAAAGCCCAACCTCTTTACTGATTTGTACCGTGATTTATCAGACATTGGTAGTTCTTCTTTAGTTCCGTTTATCGTTAATGCTAAGGAAAGCAAAACCAATATCAAGGACAAAAACGGAGAAGTGATTTATACGGCTCCTGAAAAACCAACTCAGGAACGCATCATCAAAAGTCAAAGCATACCCAATAATTACAACTTTGTGTGTGCCACTTATTCGCAATTTAATCAGCCCAAGAAACCTGCAAAACAACAGCTTCTAACTTCGGTTTCGAATGGCAATATCATCATAATGGATGAAGCGCACAATGCTTCTGGCAGCTCCAACACAGGAGAGTTTATGCAAGATGTGTTGCGCCAAACCAAAGGGGTTTGTTTCTTATCAGCCACCTTTGCCAAACGTCCTGATAACATGCCCATATACGCTCAAAAAACATCCATGAGCGATGCCAATATGAGTAAAGAGGACTTGGTGGAAGCCATCACAAAAGGCGGTGTGGCATTGCAAGAAGTTTTGGCAGCTCAATTGGTTTCTGAAGGGCAAATGATTAGGCGTGAACGCTCTTTTGAAGGTGTGGAAGTCAACTACATTGAACTAAAGGAAAAAGCACAAGAGCAAGCCGAAATAGCCGACAAAGTAACGTCCATTATTCGTGATATTATTGGCTTTCAGGAGAAGTATATCAACAAACAAGTAAAGGAACTTGATGGGATTGCAGCGGCCGAAAGTAAGGAAGTAGCTACTCGCAAAGGAACAGAGAAAGCTGGCGTTGATAATATTCCCTACTTCTCAAAAGTGTTCAATGTCATCAATCAATTACTTTTTAGCCTGAACGCTGCCGATGTTGCCGACCATGCCATCATGCGATTGAAAGAGGGCAAAAAGCCCATCATTGCTTTTGCATCTACAATGGGTAGCTTTTTAGAAGGAATGGCAAAGCCTGATGATGTGATTAATGGCGATTTCTCAACGGTTTTGGAAAAAGGATTAGATTCTGTTCTTCGCTATACTGAAAAGGATATTGACGGAGAAAGCGAGGGCAAAACCTTTAATGTATCTGACTTAGCGGAAGAAGCTCAATATGCTTATCGTGATATTTTAAAACGCATCGAACAGGCTTCGACAGGCATTACCATTAGTCCACTCGATTTAATCATTCAGAAAATTAAAGAAGCCGGATACACCGTTGGCGAGGTAACTGGACGAAAGCTTTGCGTTCAGTACAACTCCACTAAAAAGAACAATACCACGGCATTGGTTTTAAGTCGAAAAAAAGAAAATACATCTGACTTATTTCGTCAGTACAACGACAATGAGATTGATTGTTTGCTGATTAATCAAAGTGGTTCAACAGGAGCTTCGGCTCATGCCATAGTAACCGATAAAGTAGCTGCAAAAGATGTCAAGCAGCGTGTGATGGTCATACTCCAACCAGAACTGAATATCAATACAGAAATTCAAAAGCGTGGACGTATCAACCGCACAGGGCAAATAATGAAACCAATTTACGATTACATTATTTCATCCATTCCGGCACAAAAACGCTTTATGATGATGCTTAAAAAGAAGCTGAAATCATTGGATGCCAACACCACTTCCAACCAAAAGAGTAGCAAGTCACAATTAGAATCGGATGACTTTTTGAATAAGTATGGCGATAAAGTGGTACGCCAATACATGTTGGAAAATCCCGAACTAAATAAGGTGTTGGATAATCCCTTGAAATTTGAGGGTAAAGACAGCGATGAAACACCATCCGAGGGTGATGCTTCAAAAGTGACCGGACGTGTGGCGGTTCTTTCAGTAAAGGAACAAGAGAAATTTTACAGCGAAGTAATTGAGCGTTACAACGATTATATAGAGTACCTCAAGCAAGCCGATGAATACGACCTTGAAGTGGAAATTCTCGACCTAAAAGCAGAATCGCTTGAAAAGCGTGTGGTGATTGCAGGTAAAGGCGGTCGCTCTGTTTTTGGCAATGATACTTTTTTGGAAAAATGCGATTGTAACGTTTTAAAAAAACCTTACGGCAAGCCTGAACTGGAAAAGCTCGTTAAAAAGAGCCTGAATGGAAAACACCCCGATAGCATTACTGAAGAAACAATTGCAGCTCACGAAAAGTATGTTCAAAGCAAGTTAAATGAAGATTTAAAGGAGCTTGAAAACAAGTACAAAGATTTAATTGCTGATGTTCCCAATGAAAAGGCATATCAGAAAATTGCTGTATTTGATAAGGCAGCTCAAAAGGCATTTATCGAAGAACGCACCGATGAATTGGAGACTGCAAAACGAGAATCCATTTCAAGAGCAAAAACCCAAAGTGAGAACCGCAAAGCCTATCTAAATGGCTTCTTTAAATTCTTCAAAGTGGGTCATGGCTACCATTACCCTGCTCTTAGTTTTGAAACAACAAGTACCGATAATGCTTATTGCATCTTTCTTGGTTTCGACATCAATACTAAGCGTAGTAATCCCTATGCGCCATCTGCCGTAAAGCTTCGCTTTGCCATAGCCGATAGTCGCAAATACATTGTGTTGGCTTCATCGGGAGATACTGCCAAAGAGATTGAGCGAATTCAAGCACGAAGTTTTCAGTTAAGCACTTCGCAAAAGGAAAGCTTGATTGATAAATGGGATGAAGCGATTAAGGGCTTTACTCTGGACAGACAAACTCGTTACATAGTAACAGGAAATATTCTACAAGGTGCTGCCGATTTTTCGGGCAAACTGGTAAGCTTCACCACCAAAGGCAAAGGCATTCAAAAGGGTATTTTGATGTCCGAAGCATGGTCGCCCGATAATAACGACAACAAGGCAAACAGCTACGTGGTTGCGCCAATAGCCAAACTTCAAAAACACATTCTTAGCCTTAGAAGTGGTGCAAGCATAGCCACCGAAAACAAGATTTCTTTTATACGGCATCACGATGATACCTTTAAAATCATCATGCCCAAAACCAAGAGCCACATTCCAATCTATACCGATAAGGAAGTACTTAAACTATTGGTCAATAATCGGGACGGTTTTGAAATGATTTCGGGCAATATGAAAGCTTCGGTTACCTCTGATAAAATGCCCAAACTCTTGCAAGTACTTGGAGAGCGATTCAGCTTATCGGTAAAGATTCCACGCCACTACTACGATGAGTATTTGGAGAAAGGAACCAAGCCTTCCAACTCCACCGATAGTCTTACCCAAGAGGCAATGAAAATGTTTGAGACGGATAAAAAAGCCTTCCCTCGCAAGCTGGCTATGCAGAAGCAAAGCTCAACCAAAAGCAAAACGGCAAGCATCGACACATCTAAGAACATCAAGCTGATTAAACTCCGTGCCAAAGCCATTCTGATTAAGCAAAAACAGTTACGCAATGTGGCAGGTTTTGGTGGTCATCCTAAAATCAAAACCATCCTATGA
- a CDS encoding LPD1 domain-containing protein, which translates to MSKRKNIELRTDRFPELKGIDDDVEKALQDKQKNRQFKDAGKRVHGSRKEQAMYSKLISSSDLNSIEQDEATAIELIKKDKVFPKVDAQFEKENGTDAGCAYLKTKIRQAFPATPYQNSKQAREQYVKMAEAIQTILSEAIVIEDLKKLFAIATNGEIIEKTDFGMIFGKQLRNIVFVLYGYSNGVGAAKKTIIEARQYSGVSEETAAPLFNNLKAYYDNLTKRQQKCIDSAKQIISAADLKRHKSDDLTFRGGMLNSAKSIEEYVKYVTSVCTRFINDYQREFNTKKEQFPYKEFKPDWSWAETKKTAKARSNTKPTLEAVPLSYIKRTGGLLIEEADEQTVIKNLHFKSLTLGNYVKDTEAREHIRHFVAAIVDLCEVLDINLSVNENLAIGFGAFGRGGKAMATYYPTRQLINLTKRNGDGSVAHEWGHFFDHFINSFELSKLPLRSENYNELILKEFGSKRKYLTSPKSSLRADYFKSFVAYIIEKSIPESPFHKSMAGLIAMLRFGYNHLDDSLVSFTQPNSHEKKPTDSYLYYHSKLQGSYWSNIAEMFARSFECYVYDKLKEEGRVNNYLVSGGLFSFPVYPQGKERECINKCFDHLIDAMKTHLSIKPFKPFTSERADEYIDLTNDGKVNKGVIVGKDRKLKLVKIRAKAILIKQKQLKIS; encoded by the coding sequence ATGAGCAAGCGAAAAAACATAGAGCTTCGTACCGACCGCTTTCCCGAATTAAAGGGCATAGATGATGATGTAGAGAAAGCCTTACAAGACAAGCAAAAAAACCGTCAGTTTAAAGATGCAGGTAAACGTGTACATGGCTCTCGAAAAGAACAGGCAATGTACAGCAAACTCATTAGCAGTAGCGACCTGAACAGCATTGAACAAGATGAAGCTACTGCCATTGAACTCATCAAAAAAGATAAGGTTTTTCCAAAGGTAGATGCCCAATTTGAAAAGGAAAATGGAACAGATGCAGGTTGTGCGTACCTGAAAACCAAAATACGCCAAGCATTCCCTGCTACGCCTTATCAAAACTCAAAACAGGCAAGAGAGCAGTATGTAAAAATGGCGGAAGCAATTCAAACCATACTGAGTGAAGCCATTGTTATTGAAGACCTGAAAAAGCTTTTTGCCATTGCTACCAATGGAGAGATAATTGAGAAGACCGATTTCGGAATGATATTCGGAAAGCAGCTTCGCAACATTGTGTTTGTTCTTTACGGTTATTCCAATGGTGTTGGTGCAGCAAAAAAAACAATCATTGAAGCAAGGCAATACTCTGGTGTTTCAGAGGAAACCGCAGCTCCTCTTTTCAATAATCTAAAGGCGTATTACGACAACCTAACCAAAAGACAGCAAAAGTGTATTGATTCAGCCAAGCAAATTATATCAGCAGCCGATTTAAAAAGACATAAATCGGATGACCTAACCTTTCGAGGTGGAATGCTTAATAGTGCAAAAAGCATTGAGGAGTATGTGAAATATGTAACCAGTGTTTGCACCCGATTTATTAACGACTACCAAAGAGAATTTAATACCAAGAAAGAACAATTCCCTTACAAAGAATTTAAGCCTGATTGGTCATGGGCAGAAACCAAGAAAACTGCCAAAGCAAGAAGCAATACAAAACCTACTCTTGAAGCCGTTCCACTATCATACATAAAGCGCACAGGTGGTTTATTAATTGAGGAAGCTGATGAACAAACGGTAATTAAGAACCTGCATTTTAAATCGCTTACTCTTGGGAACTACGTTAAGGATACCGAAGCAAGAGAACACATTCGACATTTTGTTGCAGCCATCGTTGATTTATGCGAAGTATTGGACATCAATTTGAGTGTAAATGAAAACTTGGCAATCGGTTTTGGTGCATTCGGTCGTGGTGGTAAAGCAATGGCGACCTATTACCCAACTCGGCAGCTCATCAATCTAACCAAACGAAATGGCGATGGTTCTGTAGCGCATGAGTGGGGTCATTTCTTCGACCATTTTATTAACTCCTTTGAGTTAAGTAAACTGCCATTGCGTTCAGAAAACTACAATGAGTTAATCCTTAAAGAATTTGGAAGCAAACGAAAGTATCTAACCAGCCCAAAATCATCACTTCGAGCAGATTACTTTAAAAGTTTTGTGGCATACATTATCGAGAAATCAATTCCCGAATCACCATTTCATAAAAGCATGGCAGGGCTTATTGCAATGCTACGCTTTGGTTATAATCATTTAGATGATTCATTAGTAAGCTTTACGCAACCCAATAGCCACGAAAAGAAACCCACGGATTCATACTTGTATTATCACTCCAAGCTCCAAGGTTCATACTGGAGTAATATTGCTGAAATGTTTGCCCGAAGCTTTGAGTGCTATGTGTATGACAAACTGAAAGAAGAAGGCAGGGTAAACAATTACTTAGTTTCAGGCGGTCTGTTCTCCTTTCCGGTTTATCCTCAAGGCAAAGAAAGGGAGTGCATCAATAAATGTTTCGACCATCTTATTGATGCTATGAAAACGCATTTATCCATCAAGCCATTTAAGCCATTCACTTCTGAACGTGCCGATGAATACATCGACCTAACCAACGATGGTAAGGTCAATAAAGGTGTGATAGTGGGTAAAGACCGCAAACTAAAACTTGTCAAAATAAGAGCTAAAGCAATCCTCATAAAACAGAAACAACTTAAAATATCATAG
- a CDS encoding winged helix-turn-helix domain-containing protein, which produces MKITEKEKNSFYQLVDSLKKSRRADLSDINNDSSIIEELYVDPLDSDFVLRSCLQPNTTMLIGRKGTGKSTIIARLQHEYRKSKDRLSLYIDVKSIFEQSKNFSYDSSPYRNLITSQDLENYLIYKTFLKQIIEQIKSEVKTNTLRFFLSNISQIFGPDKRTYDLELEDIFNEIEKNEYVDIQILKEKNINDEEGTKVGYTEQTKDSGKLGISEKGASIGLSSEQTDSFSSGMNTKKEEQYSEILLKCFNPSVILKSIKSLLAKLGIKYVVICLDDFSEIEERAMRVFVDTIVSPLNNWSDEFFKFKIAAYPGRIYLGDIDPQKIEQIKLDYYDLYNSRRVTNIQSEAQKSVKKLLTKRINYFCKNGPDYFFDTSKNDLDDYYALLFNITSSVPRNIGWILWYAYQNSISKDQKITLRDLQLGSEKYFESSIYPYFSQNKFMREPFNLKLEKYHLKQLLESLIASAKQNKREIPKLDSKIFQADKNKPLTSHFYLDHAFEDLISSLELHFFITKFNEQKDQDSNTIMSFFSLNYGLCMKEDINYGRGSDRKYVIQRRFNYTENIKKYISNAKQIRCQNEECKEIFSFEKLESLQLFDMLCPKCRKGTCEVEHVTGDYKDTSKEIQIPEFDLNFLNSLKIEQPQYPSSLAQELDCTYQKISKRAIKLKDSGLITSEKLTIDKSIGERTYYKLTDKSLELYYEK; this is translated from the coding sequence ATGAAAATTACAGAAAAAGAAAAGAATAGTTTTTACCAATTGGTCGATTCTCTTAAAAAGAGTCGAAGAGCTGATTTATCTGATATTAATAATGATAGTAGTATAATTGAAGAGCTTTATGTTGACCCTTTAGATAGCGATTTTGTATTACGTTCATGTCTTCAACCAAATACTACTATGTTGATTGGAAGAAAAGGAACAGGTAAATCTACGATCATAGCTAGGCTACAACATGAATATCGAAAAAGCAAGGACAGACTATCTCTTTATATTGATGTGAAATCAATTTTTGAACAGTCTAAGAATTTCTCATATGATTCAAGTCCATATAGAAACCTGATTACTTCTCAAGACCTTGAAAATTATTTAATATATAAAACATTTCTAAAGCAAATAATTGAACAAATTAAATCAGAAGTAAAAACAAATACTTTAAGATTTTTCCTTTCAAACATCTCTCAGATATTTGGTCCTGACAAAAGGACTTATGACCTAGAATTAGAAGATATATTTAACGAAATAGAAAAAAATGAATATGTTGATATTCAAATATTAAAAGAAAAAAATATTAATGATGAAGAGGGAACTAAAGTTGGATATACTGAACAAACAAAAGACTCAGGTAAGTTAGGGATTTCTGAAAAAGGAGCTTCTATAGGTTTATCTTCAGAACAAACAGATTCATTTTCATCTGGAATGAATACTAAGAAAGAAGAACAATATTCCGAAATTCTATTAAAATGTTTTAATCCCTCTGTAATTCTGAAAAGTATAAAATCTCTCTTAGCAAAACTTGGTATTAAATATGTAGTTATTTGTCTTGATGATTTTTCTGAAATTGAAGAGCGTGCAATGAGAGTATTTGTGGATACTATTGTTTCCCCACTTAATAATTGGTCAGATGAATTTTTTAAATTTAAAATAGCAGCTTATCCAGGAAGGATTTATTTAGGAGATATTGATCCGCAAAAAATAGAGCAAATAAAACTTGACTATTATGACTTATATAACTCTAGGAGGGTAACAAATATACAGTCTGAAGCTCAAAAAAGTGTAAAAAAGCTTTTGACTAAACGTATTAATTACTTTTGTAAAAATGGTCCTGATTATTTTTTTGATACTTCTAAAAATGATTTGGATGATTATTATGCCTTGTTGTTTAATATAACATCAAGTGTTCCTAGAAATATTGGTTGGATATTATGGTATGCATATCAAAATAGTATTTCGAAAGACCAAAAAATTACTTTAAGAGATTTACAATTAGGTTCTGAGAAATATTTTGAATCATCAATTTATCCGTATTTCTCTCAAAATAAGTTTATGAGAGAACCATTTAATCTAAAACTTGAGAAATATCATTTAAAGCAATTACTTGAAAGCTTAATAGCCTCAGCAAAACAGAATAAAAGAGAAATTCCAAAATTAGATTCAAAAATTTTTCAAGCAGACAAAAATAAACCACTGACTAGTCATTTCTACTTGGACCATGCTTTTGAAGATCTTATTTCATCACTTGAACTCCATTTCTTCATAACTAAATTTAATGAACAAAAGGACCAAGATAGTAATACTATTATGAGTTTCTTTTCTCTTAATTATGGTTTGTGTATGAAAGAAGATATAAATTATGGTAGAGGAAGTGACCGAAAATATGTAATTCAACGTCGTTTCAATTATACTGAAAATATTAAAAAGTATATATCAAACGCCAAACAAATAAGATGTCAAAATGAAGAATGTAAAGAAATTTTCAGTTTTGAGAAATTAGAAAGTTTGCAGCTCTTTGATATGCTGTGCCCAAAATGTAGAAAGGGCACATGTGAGGTTGAACATGTAACTGGGGATTATAAAGACACCTCAAAAGAAATACAAATACCTGAATTTGACTTGAATTTTCTCAATTCTTTGAAAATTGAACAACCCCAGTACCCTTCTTCTTTAGCTCAAGAATTAGATTGTACCTATCAAAAGATTTCAAAGCGGGCAATAAAACTTAAAGATTCGGGGCTAATAACTAGTGAGAAACTTACAATTGATAAATCTATAGGGGAAAGAACTTATTATAAATTAACAGATAAATCACTTGAACTATATTACGAGAAATAA